One Proteinivorax tanatarense DNA segment encodes these proteins:
- a CDS encoding RtcB family protein, translating to MQKIIGDFNTAIVFAADVEGDAKKQIKTLCDQEFIKESKIRIMPDVHCGAGCAIGTTLTIEDKVVPNLVGVDIGCGMEVVKLKEKSIDFKKLDDIISTKIPSGFNIRKKEHFFSSRINLENLKVKKQVNLKRAKLSIGTLGGGNHFIEVNEDAQKNLYLVVHSGSRHIGNEVARIYQKKAANLLSKNSSIPKELAYLSGKQFEDYLNDMRIIQNFADLNRKAIVEEITNNMKLEIVEQFKTIHNYIDTNDMILRKGAVSAKKEEKFLVPLNMKDGSLICLGKGNPQWNFSAPHGAGRIMSRKKAKKTLNIKQYKQMMQGIYTTSVNRKTIDECPLAYKSSDVIVDNISPTAEIIERLKPVYNFKAPQ from the coding sequence TTTATAAAAGAAAGCAAAATTAGGATAATGCCTGACGTTCACTGTGGGGCAGGATGTGCTATAGGAACAACTTTAACAATAGAGGATAAAGTTGTTCCCAACTTAGTAGGTGTAGACATAGGCTGTGGTATGGAGGTAGTTAAGCTTAAGGAAAAGAGTATTGATTTTAAAAAGTTAGACGATATTATCAGCACAAAAATTCCGTCTGGGTTTAACATTAGAAAAAAAGAGCATTTCTTTAGCTCAAGGATTAACTTAGAAAACCTAAAGGTTAAAAAACAGGTTAACTTAAAGCGGGCAAAGCTGAGTATCGGGACATTAGGGGGAGGAAATCATTTTATAGAAGTAAATGAAGATGCCCAAAAAAATCTTTACTTAGTAGTACATTCTGGCAGTCGGCACATAGGTAACGAAGTAGCTAGAATATACCAGAAAAAAGCAGCAAATTTATTAAGTAAAAATAGCTCTATTCCTAAAGAATTAGCTTATTTATCGGGGAAACAGTTTGAGGACTATCTTAATGATATGAGAATTATTCAAAATTTTGCTGATTTAAATCGCAAAGCAATAGTAGAAGAAATAACAAATAATATGAAGCTAGAAATAGTTGAGCAGTTTAAAACCATACACAATTATATAGATACAAATGATATGATACTGAGAAAAGGAGCCGTTTCTGCCAAAAAAGAAGAAAAGTTTTTAGTTCCTTTAAACATGAAGGATGGTAGTCTTATTTGTTTAGGAAAAGGGAATCCCCAATGGAATTTTTCCGCTCCCCATGGAGCAGGACGGATAATGAGCCGCAAAAAGGCTAAAAAGACATTAAATATAAAACAATATAAACAAATGATGCAAGGTATTTATACAACTTCGGTCAATAGAAAAACTATAGATGAATGTCCTCTAGCTTACAAATCCAGTGACGTAATTGTGGACAATATTAGCCCAACGGCTGAAATAATTGAAAGGCTCAAACCTGTTTATAACTTCAAAGCCCCGCAATAG
- a CDS encoding cytochrome P450, whose product MPNSNVPVVSASEGIKDLFTSGYNFISSNTEQHGSDIFEFVFMGQKVVCISGEAGAKLFYDPEKFQRTGAIPMRVQNTLFGVDAIHTMDGESHYHRKQLFLSLTKDQEKKVSQIITKNWESQVSRWLKSNNIVLFDEAKDVLCSTAFNWAGIIIPDNEVKKRADELIAMVDALGGLGPRYYVGKASRLKTEKWIIKVIENVRRGRLKAKEGTPLYELSFYKELDGKELSSQMAAVELLNIIRPMVAVSILITFAALALYENPEHKKKLLLDSNFKNMFVQEVRRHYPFVPVLGARVRKGFNWKGYEFKEKMLVVLDVYGINHDRRIWDNPHKFYPERFNNFENSLYNFIPQGGGNPSITHRCPAEKITLEIMKATLDFLVNKISYDVPKQDLSYSLKRVPSLPKSGFIFTNVTWK is encoded by the coding sequence TTGCCTAACTCTAATGTCCCTGTTGTCAGCGCGTCAGAAGGAATAAAAGATTTATTTACCAGCGGTTATAATTTCATCAGTAGTAATACTGAACAACATGGCAGTGATATTTTTGAATTTGTCTTTATGGGCCAAAAGGTGGTTTGTATCAGCGGCGAAGCAGGGGCTAAGCTTTTTTATGATCCTGAAAAATTCCAGCGTACTGGTGCTATACCCATGCGCGTCCAAAATACTTTATTTGGTGTGGATGCCATTCACACTATGGATGGAGAAAGTCATTATCACCGCAAACAACTTTTTCTGTCGTTAACTAAAGACCAAGAGAAGAAAGTTTCCCAAATCATAACCAAAAATTGGGAATCACAGGTTAGCAGGTGGTTAAAATCAAATAACATTGTATTATTTGACGAAGCAAAAGACGTGTTGTGTAGTACCGCTTTTAATTGGGCAGGTATTATAATACCTGATAATGAAGTTAAAAAAAGAGCTGATGAACTTATCGCTATGGTTGATGCTTTAGGTGGACTGGGGCCAAGATATTATGTTGGGAAAGCATCGAGGCTTAAGACGGAAAAATGGATCATAAAGGTTATTGAAAACGTTAGAAGAGGTCGATTAAAAGCAAAAGAAGGCACTCCTTTATATGAACTTTCTTTTTATAAAGAATTAGATGGCAAAGAGCTAAGCAGTCAAATGGCTGCAGTGGAACTTTTAAATATCATTAGACCTATGGTCGCTGTTTCTATACTTATAACTTTTGCTGCGTTAGCGTTGTATGAAAACCCAGAACATAAAAAAAAGTTGCTGTTAGACAGCAACTTTAAAAACATGTTTGTACAGGAGGTTAGGAGGCACTATCCCTTTGTACCTGTTTTAGGGGCAAGGGTGCGTAAAGGATTTAACTGGAAAGGTTATGAGTTCAAAGAAAAAATGTTAGTTGTTTTAGATGTGTATGGTATAAATCACGACCGTAGAATCTGGGATAATCCCCATAAATTTTATCCGGAAAGATTTAATAACTTTGAAAATAGCTTGTATAATTTTATCCCCCAAGGAGGGGGAAATCCCTCCATAACCCACCGCTGCCCCGCTGAGAAGATTACTCTAGAAATAATGAAGGCTACTTTAGATTTTCTAGTAAATAAAATATCCTACGACGTGCCAAAGCAAGACTTAAGCTATAGCCTTAAACGAGTTCCATCTTTACCTAAGAGTGGATTTATTTTTACCAACGTTACTTGGAAGTAA